One window from the genome of Mycobacteriales bacterium encodes:
- a CDS encoding sigma factor-like helix-turn-helix DNA-binding protein: protein MRDEDGFADFASARSEALHRQAYLLTGSAERAAKVTERALADTGRRWDKLGGAVAAEEHARRAVAAGAVRSRGSAPAVGQTALGTALPTDDAGEAVWRALAGLPPRRRAVLVLRYDEGLDDAAAGARLGVPAATAAAEAEAGLAALRSLLRRRGRPEDLLPAALADPARNWPGAAAAAPAEASAAGGARTLAAEGLRQAEGVRQTDGVRQADGARQAEGVRQAEGVRQAEGVRQAEGVRQTEAAGQTAGRQAEAGRAVPGAPGAEVPAADGAGVAGADDARAARPVAAVAPSRRRRLLLAGGGLVAVVAIGAAVLIPVLHDDPVAAAPGPVPATTADGAGQLAWAARGPLTGDQELLRTALRTWRDGVPARQSPATAAVLYAGAPDGARTVLLQGTDPAGQSWVAEVTEDGGALTLRGTEPLGRAVPLFALTSRDRIRLLAPPPAGGATTGLVAVDGTTARSLAVDQDGLSEAVTPPAAGLRVVVAAGGVVASSGTVLAGRLSPVTGAVELDRQTLDLGLPTAVDPAWYADGALIGSRLAGPVSVAALGPERTTAIRVNGRARRVDARAYEAVRGGTRYLATVVRIDGTPTCVDTGETGPAEATSTRPPVLVSRCVPAKAAEGLVLAVAGGGVRTVRVRLAAASPARPAAPGMPATPARAARVLTVSGNSGSGLVGLAKVPGLTAAAVPVEARTGSGRVVARYTLPAYRGPKA, encoded by the coding sequence ATGCGGGACGAGGACGGCTTTGCGGACTTCGCCTCGGCACGCTCCGAGGCGCTGCACAGGCAGGCGTACCTGCTGACCGGGTCGGCCGAGCGGGCCGCCAAGGTGACCGAGCGGGCGCTGGCCGACACCGGGCGGCGGTGGGACAAGCTCGGCGGCGCGGTCGCGGCCGAGGAGCACGCCCGCCGGGCGGTCGCGGCCGGGGCGGTGCGCTCGCGCGGGTCCGCGCCCGCGGTCGGGCAGACCGCGCTGGGCACGGCGCTGCCGACCGACGACGCCGGCGAGGCGGTCTGGCGGGCGCTGGCCGGGTTGCCGCCGCGGCGCCGCGCCGTGCTCGTCCTCCGGTACGACGAGGGGCTGGACGACGCCGCCGCCGGGGCCCGGCTGGGCGTGCCGGCCGCGACGGCGGCGGCCGAGGCGGAGGCCGGGCTCGCCGCCCTGCGCAGTCTCCTGCGCCGGCGCGGTCGGCCCGAGGACCTCCTCCCCGCCGCCCTCGCCGACCCCGCCCGGAACTGGCCCGGCGCCGCTGCCGCTGCGCCGGCCGAGGCGAGCGCCGCGGGCGGCGCCCGCACCCTGGCGGCCGAGGGCCTCCGGCAGGCCGAGGGCGTCCGGCAAACGGATGGCGTCCGGCAGGCCGATGGCGCCCGGCAGGCCGAGGGCGTCCGGCAAGCGGAGGGCGTCCGGCAAGCGGAGGGCGTCCGGCAGGCCGAGGGCGTCCGGCAAACGGAGGCCGCCGGACAAACGGCCGGCCGGCAGGCGGAGGCCGGGCGCGCCGTGCCGGGCGCGCCCGGCGCCGAGGTCCCCGCTGCCGACGGCGCGGGGGTCGCCGGCGCCGATGACGCCCGGGCGGCGCGGCCGGTCGCGGCGGTGGCGCCGAGCCGGCGGCGACGGCTGCTGCTCGCGGGCGGCGGGCTGGTCGCGGTGGTGGCGATCGGGGCGGCGGTGCTGATCCCGGTGCTGCACGACGACCCGGTGGCGGCGGCGCCGGGGCCGGTCCCGGCGACCACGGCCGACGGCGCCGGGCAGCTGGCCTGGGCCGCGCGCGGCCCGCTGACCGGGGATCAGGAGCTGCTGCGCACGGCGCTGCGGACCTGGCGCGACGGCGTACCGGCCCGGCAGAGCCCGGCGACCGCCGCGGTGCTCTACGCCGGCGCCCCCGACGGTGCCCGGACCGTGCTGCTGCAGGGGACCGACCCGGCCGGGCAGAGCTGGGTCGCCGAGGTGACCGAGGACGGCGGCGCACTGACGCTGCGCGGCACCGAGCCGCTGGGCCGGGCCGTGCCGCTGTTCGCGCTGACCAGCCGCGACCGGATCCGGCTGCTCGCCCCGCCGCCGGCCGGCGGCGCCACGACCGGGCTGGTCGCGGTCGACGGCACCACCGCCCGGTCGCTGGCGGTGGACCAGGACGGGCTGAGCGAGGCGGTCACGCCGCCCGCGGCCGGGCTGCGGGTCGTCGTCGCGGCCGGCGGTGTCGTGGCGTCCAGCGGCACCGTGCTGGCCGGCCGGCTCTCGCCGGTCACCGGTGCCGTCGAGCTCGACCGGCAGACCCTCGACCTGGGCCTGCCCACCGCCGTCGACCCGGCCTGGTACGCCGACGGCGCCCTGATCGGCAGCCGCCTGGCCGGCCCGGTCTCGGTCGCCGCGCTCGGGCCGGAGCGGACCACCGCGATCCGGGTCAACGGCCGGGCCCGCCGGGTGGACGCCCGCGCGTACGAGGCGGTCCGGGGCGGCACCCGCTACCTGGCCACCGTGGTCCGCATCGACGGGACGCCGACCTGCGTGGACACCGGCGAGACCGGTCCGGCCGAGGCCACGTCGACGCGGCCGCCGGTGCTGGTCAGCCGGTGCGTGCCGGCCAAGGCGGCGGAGGGGCTGGTGCTGGCGGTCGCCGGCGGCGGGGTCCGTACGGTCCGGGTCCGGTTGGCGGCGGCATCCCCGGCCCGGCCGGCCGCGCCGGGGATGCCCGCGACGCCGGCCCGGGCGGCGCGGGTGCTGACCGTGAGCGGCAACAGCGGCTCGGGCCTGGTCGGCCTGGCCAAGGTGCCGGGGCTGACCGCCGCCGCGGTCCCGGTCGAGGCCCGCACCGGCTCCGGCCGGGTCGTCGCCCGCTACACCCTGCCCGCCTACCGCGGCCCCAAGGCCTGA
- a CDS encoding aldo/keto reductase yields the protein MRTRSIGPVQVSAIGLGEMQLSLADRPDEDQAIRTIHAALDAGVTLIDTADAYCADGSEMGHGERLTATALKAYGDTEHVLVATKGGHVRDLKGAWLTDGAPAYLRQACDASLTALGVDVIDLYQHHRPDPAVPYADTIGTLKELHDAGKVRMLGISNADEAQIRQALDICGDALVSVQNQYAPNFRSGEPELVLCGELGLAFLPWGPLGGAGKAGESAGSAFTEVAAEQDVSPQQVALAWMMAKSPAVIPIPGSSRPETIRDSAAAAELELTADQLARLR from the coding sequence GTGCGGACCCGCAGCATCGGACCGGTCCAGGTCAGCGCGATCGGCCTGGGCGAGATGCAGCTCTCGCTGGCCGACCGGCCGGACGAGGACCAGGCGATCCGTACCATCCATGCGGCTCTCGACGCCGGCGTGACGCTCATCGACACCGCCGACGCGTACTGCGCGGACGGCTCGGAGATGGGTCACGGCGAGCGGCTGACCGCCACGGCGCTGAAGGCGTACGGGGACACCGAGCACGTGCTGGTCGCGACCAAGGGCGGCCACGTCCGGGACCTCAAGGGTGCCTGGCTCACCGACGGCGCTCCGGCGTACCTGCGCCAGGCCTGTGACGCGAGCCTCACCGCGCTCGGCGTGGACGTGATCGACCTCTACCAGCACCACCGCCCCGACCCGGCGGTCCCGTACGCGGACACCATCGGGACGCTGAAGGAGCTGCACGACGCCGGCAAGGTCCGGATGCTCGGTATCAGCAACGCCGACGAGGCCCAGATCCGGCAGGCCCTGGACATCTGCGGCGACGCCCTGGTGAGCGTCCAGAACCAGTACGCGCCGAACTTCCGCTCCGGCGAGCCCGAGCTGGTCCTCTGCGGCGAGCTCGGGCTGGCGTTCCTGCCCTGGGGCCCGCTCGGCGGGGCCGGCAAGGCGGGCGAGTCCGCCGGCAGCGCGTTCACCGAGGTCGCCGCCGAGCAGGATGTCAGCCCGCAGCAGGTGGCGCTGGCGTGGATGATGGCGAAGTCCCCGGCGGTGATCCCGATCCCGGGGTCGTCCCGGCCGGAGACGATCCGGGACTCGGCGGCCGCCGCCGAGCTGGAGCTGACCGCTGACCAGCTGGCCAGGCTCCGCTGA
- the aceB gene encoding malate synthase A: protein MTQALGSADGVVVDGPAGERYGEVLTDRALALVALLHRSYDARRRQLLDARQERYAQLAGGATLGFLAETKDIREDPTWQVAPPAPGLVDRRVEITGPTEKKMTINALNSGAKVWLADQEDANTPHWGNVVHGPLNLGDALAGTLDFTSPEGKDYKVRDLSTTIVVRPRGWHLPEKHILVDGEQTSGSLVDFALHLTHNGQALLDAGKGPYFYLPKMESHLEARLWNEVFVAAQDFLGIPPGTIRATVLIETYPAAFEMSEILYELRDHSAGLNAGRWDYLFSVIKKFRTRGRDFLLPDRNSVTMTAPFMRAYTELLVSTCHQRGAHAIGGMAAFIPSRRDAEVNDVAMTKVREDKTREATDGFDGSWVAHPDLVPLCKEVFDSVLGDKPNQLDRRREDVHVAAEQLLDVAATPGEVTEAGLRNDISVGIQYLESWLRGGGAVAIFNLMEDAATAEIARSQVWQWLHNDVTLADGQVVTRELVERLIDEELAKVRTEGPGRNWDEATALFSEMALSDDFSEFLTLPAYERMP from the coding sequence ATGACCCAGGCACTCGGCAGCGCGGACGGCGTCGTCGTCGACGGCCCAGCCGGCGAGCGGTACGGCGAGGTGCTGACCGATCGGGCGCTGGCCCTGGTCGCCCTGCTCCACCGCAGCTACGACGCCCGCCGCCGGCAGCTGCTGGACGCCCGCCAGGAGCGGTACGCGCAGCTGGCGGGGGGCGCCACCCTGGGCTTCCTGGCCGAGACCAAGGACATCCGGGAGGACCCGACCTGGCAGGTGGCGCCGCCCGCGCCCGGCCTGGTCGACCGCCGGGTGGAGATCACCGGCCCGACCGAGAAGAAGATGACGATCAACGCGCTGAACTCGGGCGCGAAGGTGTGGCTGGCCGATCAGGAGGACGCCAACACGCCGCACTGGGGCAACGTCGTGCATGGTCCGCTGAACCTCGGCGACGCGCTGGCCGGGACGCTGGACTTCACCTCGCCGGAGGGCAAGGACTACAAGGTCCGCGACCTGTCCACGACGATCGTGGTCCGGCCCCGTGGCTGGCACCTGCCGGAGAAGCACATCCTGGTCGACGGCGAGCAGACCTCCGGCAGCCTGGTCGACTTCGCCCTGCACCTGACGCACAACGGGCAGGCGCTGCTCGACGCCGGCAAGGGTCCGTACTTCTACCTGCCGAAGATGGAGAGCCACCTCGAGGCCCGGCTCTGGAACGAGGTCTTCGTCGCCGCCCAGGACTTCCTCGGCATCCCGCCGGGCACGATCCGGGCCACGGTGCTCATCGAGACCTACCCGGCCGCGTTCGAGATGAGCGAGATCCTCTACGAGCTGCGCGACCACTCCGCCGGGCTCAACGCCGGCCGCTGGGACTACCTGTTCTCGGTGATCAAGAAGTTCCGCACCCGCGGCCGCGACTTCCTGCTGCCGGACCGCAACTCGGTGACGATGACCGCGCCGTTCATGCGGGCCTACACCGAGCTGCTGGTCAGCACCTGCCACCAGCGCGGGGCGCACGCGATCGGCGGCATGGCCGCGTTCATCCCGAGCCGCCGCGACGCCGAGGTCAACGACGTCGCGATGACCAAGGTCCGGGAGGACAAGACCCGCGAGGCCACCGACGGCTTCGACGGCTCCTGGGTCGCGCACCCGGACCTGGTGCCGCTGTGCAAGGAGGTCTTCGACTCCGTGCTCGGCGACAAGCCGAACCAGCTCGACCGCCGGCGCGAGGACGTGCACGTCGCGGCCGAGCAGCTGCTGGACGTGGCCGCGACCCCGGGCGAGGTGACCGAGGCCGGGCTGCGCAACGACATCAGCGTCGGCATCCAGTACCTCGAGTCCTGGCTGCGCGGCGGCGGCGCGGTCGCGATCTTCAACCTCATGGAGGACGCGGCCACCGCGGAGATCGCCCGCTCCCAGGTCTGGCAGTGGCTGCACAACGACGTCACCCTCGCCGACGGCCAGGTCGTGACCCGCGAGCTGGTCGAGCGGCTCATCGACGAGGAGCTGGCCAAGGTCCGTACCGAGGGACCGGGGCGGAACTGGGACGAGGCGACGGCGCTGTTCTCCGAGATGGCGCTGTCGGACGACTTCTCCGAATTCCTGACCCTGCCCGCGTACGAGCGGATGCCGTAG